The Syngnathus typhle isolate RoL2023-S1 ecotype Sweden linkage group LG1, RoL_Styp_1.0, whole genome shotgun sequence genome includes a window with the following:
- the LOC133156865 gene encoding glycine receptor subunit beta-like encodes MGVQRKLMVFLLVLCVCLQGVSTKEKGTKKGKKKGKQVYCPSQLSSEDLARVPANSTSNILNRLLISYDPRIRPNFKGIPVEDRVNIFINSFGSIQETTMDYRINIFLRQRWNDPRLKLPQDFKSDSLTVDPKMFKCLWKPDLFFANEKSANFHDVTQENILLFIFRNGDVLISMRLSVTLSCPLDLTLFPMDTQRCKMQLESFGYTTDDLQFMWQTGDPVQMDAIALPQFDIRQEDIDYGNCTKFYSGTGYYTCVEVIFTLRRQVGFYMMGVYAPTLLIVVLSWLSFWINPDASAARVPLGILSVLSLSSECTSLASELPKVSYVKAIDVWLIACLLFGFASLVEYAVVQVMLNSPKRIEAEKARIASKEKAAGKGAANAAASNNTVNGTGGTPLHVSTLHVAETRCKKVCTSKSDLRTNDFSIVGSLPRDFELSNFDCYGKPIDTAAGGKSQAKNNKKPPPPKPVIPSAAKRVDLYARALFPFTFLFFNVIYWSCYL; translated from the exons gcaacTGTCATCCGAGGATCTGGCCCGCGTGCCTGCCAATTCCACCAGTAACATCTTGAACAGGTTACTGATCAGCTACGATCCCAGAATACGGCCCAACTTCAAAG GAATACCCGTGGAAGACCGAGTGAACATTTTCATCAACAGCTTCGGCTCCATCCAAGAGACGACCATG GACTACCGAATCAACATCTTCCTACGGCAGCGCTGGAACGATCCGCGGCTCAAACTGCCGCAGGACTTCAAGTCCGACTCGCTGACCGTGGATCCCAAGATGTTCAAATGCCTCTGGAAGCCAGACCTGTTCTTTGCCAACGAGAAGAGCGCCAACTTCCACGATGTCACGCAGGAGAacatcctcctcttcatcttccgCAACGGTGACGTGCTCATCAGTATGAG GTTGTCCGTCACGCTGTCTTGTCCGCTAGACCTGACGTTATTCCCCATGGACACTCAAAGGTGTAAAATGCAACTGGAAAGCT TCGGCTACACCACGGACGACCTGCAGTTCATGTGGCAGACGGGGGACCCCGTGCAGATGGACGCCATCGCCCTACCCCAGTTTGACATCCGACAGGAAGACATAGACTACGGCAACTGCACCAAGTTTTACTCGGGGACAG GCTACTACACGTGCGTGGAGGTCATCTTCACCCTGCGACGACAGGTGGGCTTCTACATGATGGGTGTCTACGCACCCACGCTACTCATCGTGGTGCTCTCCTGGCTGTCCTTCTGGATCAACCCCGACGCCAGCGCTGCCAGAGTTCCGTTGG GCATCCTGTCAGTGCTGTCACTGTCTTCCGAGTGCACGTCTCTGGCATCGGAGCTCCCCAAGGTGTCATACGTGAAGGCCATCGACGTCTGGCTCATCGCCTGCCTGCTCTTTGGCTTCGCCTCATTGGTGGAGTACGCCGTGGTGCAGGTCATGCTCAACAGCCCGAAGCGCATTGAGGCCGAAAAGGCCAGGATCGCGTCCAAGGAGAAGGCGGCGGGAAAGGGCGCTGCCAACGCCGCCGCCAGTAACAACACCGTCAATGGAACCGGGGGGACGCCGCTCCATGTCAGCACCTTGCAT GTGGCGGAGACACGCTGCAAGAAAGTGTGCACCTCCAAGTCGGACCTGCGCACCAACGACTTCAGCATCGTGGGCTCGCTCCCGCGGGACTTTGAGCTGTCGAACTTTGACTGCTACGGCAAGCCCATCGACACGGCCGCCGGTGGCAAATCACAGGCCAAGAACAACAAgaaaccccctccccccaagcCTGTCATTCCGTCGGCCGCCAAGAGGGTGGACCTGTACGCCCGGGCCCTCTTCCCCTTCACGTTCCTCTTCTTCAACGTCATCTACTGGTCCTGTTACTTGTGA